Proteins found in one Artemia franciscana chromosome 13, ASM3288406v1, whole genome shotgun sequence genomic segment:
- the LOC136034674 gene encoding 1-acyl-sn-glycerol-3-phosphate acyltransferase epsilon-like isoform X2, whose product MSSVLKYTRYIFASGFMFGSAPTFFVVWTGWRGISLLLPKWLFQKIDDDLFGAYQKLVLFFYEHITGLKIYFSGDLECFKKEESILYFSNHQSTVDWVICNAVAIRQKSIGHLRYVMKYSLQALPLYGFYFYEHGCIYVKRGSFKPRKMLQALDYLKHPKIKSWIVVFPEGTRFVPNHPAIEKSKKAAEDADLPVLRNLLTPRHKGSWLIFESMQHSLDAVYNVTCIYGSTIQKNGRQKAPQLDGRCKEVHINVKRVPIHDVPVNEDEFRKWLHMLYYENDKLLDSFYNLTDPLPITAGGKQLKLRISETLPSFVFFASLLIPLGFSSWWRTLYLKTCALGTLGGYVWLAIRSVA is encoded by the exons atgtcttctgttttaaaatatacGCGTTATATATTTGCCTCAGGTTTTATGTTTGGATCTGCTCcaacattttttgttgtttggaCAGGATGGAGAGGCATATCACTTCTTCTCCCAAAgtggttatttcaaaaaattgatgATGATCTTTTTGGAGCATACCAAAAATTAGTCTTGTTTTTCTATGAGCACATCACAGGGTTAAAG ATCTACTTCAGCGGTGACTTGGAATGCTTCAAGAAAGAGGAatcaattctttatttttcaaatcatcaaTCAACAG TTGATTGGGTAATCTGCAACGCTGTTGCCATCAGACAGAAGTCAATTGGTCATCTTCGATATGTGATGAAATATTCTCTACAAGCTTTACCTTTAtatggtttttacttttatgaaCATGGATGCATATACGTCAAACGAGGAAGTTTTAAGCCGAGAAAGATGTTACAGGCATTAGATTATTTGAAGCATCCAAAGATAAAG TCCTGGATTGTTGTTTTCCCTGAAGGAACACGTTTTGTACCAAACCATCCTGCCATTGAAAAGTCAAAGAAGGCGGCCGAAGACGCGGATCTGCCGGTTTTACGGAACCTCCTCACACCCCGGCACAAAGGCTCTTGGCTGATTTTCGAGTCAATGCAACATTCGTTAGATGCTGTTTATAATGTAACATGTATTTATGGAAGTACTATTCAAAAAAATGGCAGGCAGAAAGCACCTCAGCTAGATG GACGATGCAAAGAAGTTCATATCAATGTGAAGAGAGTACCCATCCATGATGTGCCTGTAAATGAAGATGAATTTAGGAAGTGGCTCCATATGCTTTACTATGAAAACGACAA gTTACTCGATTCCTTTTACAACTTGACAGATCCTTTGCCGATAACAGCTGGTGGAAAGCAGCTGAAATTACGTATCAGTGAAACATTGcccagttttgtatttttcgctAGCTTACTCATTCCTCTTGGGTTCTCATCCTGGTGGCGGACACTTTACCTAAAAACATGCGCTTTAGGTACTCTTGGAGGTTATGTTTGGCTAGCTATACGTTCTgttgcttaa
- the LOC136034674 gene encoding 1-acyl-sn-glycerol-3-phosphate acyltransferase epsilon-like isoform X1, producing the protein MSSVLKYTRYIFASGFMFGSAPTFFVVWTGWRGISLLLPKWLFQKIDDDLFGAYQKLVLFFYEHITGLKIYFSGDLECFKKEESILYFSNHQSTVDWVICNAVAIRQKSIGHLRYVMKYSLQALPLYGFYFYEHGCIYVKRGSFKPRKMLQALDYLKHPKIKSWIVVFPEGTRFVPNHPAIEKSKKAAEDADLPVLRNLLTPRHKGSWLIFESMQHSLDAVYNVTCIYGSTIQKNGRQKAPQLDDILLGRCKEVHINVKRVPIHDVPVNEDEFRKWLHMLYYENDKLLDSFYNLTDPLPITAGGKQLKLRISETLPSFVFFASLLIPLGFSSWWRTLYLKTCALGTLGGYVWLAIRSVA; encoded by the exons atgtcttctgttttaaaatatacGCGTTATATATTTGCCTCAGGTTTTATGTTTGGATCTGCTCcaacattttttgttgtttggaCAGGATGGAGAGGCATATCACTTCTTCTCCCAAAgtggttatttcaaaaaattgatgATGATCTTTTTGGAGCATACCAAAAATTAGTCTTGTTTTTCTATGAGCACATCACAGGGTTAAAG ATCTACTTCAGCGGTGACTTGGAATGCTTCAAGAAAGAGGAatcaattctttatttttcaaatcatcaaTCAACAG TTGATTGGGTAATCTGCAACGCTGTTGCCATCAGACAGAAGTCAATTGGTCATCTTCGATATGTGATGAAATATTCTCTACAAGCTTTACCTTTAtatggtttttacttttatgaaCATGGATGCATATACGTCAAACGAGGAAGTTTTAAGCCGAGAAAGATGTTACAGGCATTAGATTATTTGAAGCATCCAAAGATAAAG TCCTGGATTGTTGTTTTCCCTGAAGGAACACGTTTTGTACCAAACCATCCTGCCATTGAAAAGTCAAAGAAGGCGGCCGAAGACGCGGATCTGCCGGTTTTACGGAACCTCCTCACACCCCGGCACAAAGGCTCTTGGCTGATTTTCGAGTCAATGCAACATTCGTTAGATGCTGTTTATAATGTAACATGTATTTATGGAAGTACTATTCAAAAAAATGGCAGGCAGAAAGCACCTCAGCTAGATG ATATTTTGTTAGGACGATGCAAAGAAGTTCATATCAATGTGAAGAGAGTACCCATCCATGATGTGCCTGTAAATGAAGATGAATTTAGGAAGTGGCTCCATATGCTTTACTATGAAAACGACAA gTTACTCGATTCCTTTTACAACTTGACAGATCCTTTGCCGATAACAGCTGGTGGAAAGCAGCTGAAATTACGTATCAGTGAAACATTGcccagttttgtatttttcgctAGCTTACTCATTCCTCTTGGGTTCTCATCCTGGTGGCGGACACTTTACCTAAAAACATGCGCTTTAGGTACTCTTGGAGGTTATGTTTGGCTAGCTATACGTTCTgttgcttaa